The following are encoded in a window of Pontiella desulfatans genomic DNA:
- a CDS encoding RrF2 family transcriptional regulator, whose translation MADILKISDATALALHSMVHLAIEVDGHSTTAEIAELFKASRHHLAKVHQRLTKAGLIKSNRGPAGGVALAKEPSEITLLEIYEVMEGSMLCNPCLFGNDTCPRTDCVLGNLLPGLARQVRDYFEETTLAKLAQESTWGKQAK comes from the coding sequence ATGGCGGATATTTTAAAAATTTCGGATGCGACGGCGCTGGCCTTGCATTCGATGGTGCATTTGGCCATCGAGGTGGACGGGCATTCGACCACGGCCGAGATCGCGGAGCTGTTCAAGGCTTCGCGCCACCACTTGGCCAAAGTGCACCAACGGCTTACGAAAGCCGGGCTGATCAAGTCGAACCGCGGGCCGGCGGGCGGGGTTGCCCTTGCCAAGGAGCCCTCGGAAATCACCCTGCTTGAAATTTATGAGGTAATGGAAGGCTCCATGCTTTGCAATCCGTGCCTGTTTGGTAATGATACATGCCCTCGTACCGATTGCGTGTTGGGCAACCTGTTGCCGGGCCTGGCCCGGCAGGTACGCGATTATTTTGAAGAAACCACCCTGGCGAAGCTCGCGCAGGAATCAACTTGGGGGAAACAAGCTAAATGA
- a CDS encoding FprA family A-type flavoprotein yields the protein MNTELKEGINWVGYIDWTVRDFHGYKTESGSTYNAYLVQDEKNAVIDAVKGPFVDKLIERIKALAELESINYVVCNHAEPDHSGGLPGLMAVCPNAELVCNAKCKAALEMHFDTSSWKWHVVADGDTISLGKRTLAFVDTPMVHWPESMFTYLPEEKLLFSMDAFGQHYASAFRFDDEEPLDVILQEAKAYYANIVMLYGRPIAQTMARAADLEIEMIAPSHGVIWRSHIKEVFEAYQKWVVCKPTPKVVVLYTTMWKATEQMAQAILEGAQECDVEAQLYNVDSTHMTRIVTEVLDCATVAIGSPTLNNGIMPSMAAVLCYMKGLRPTHKKGFAFGSYGWSKRGGPTEVGQVMEEMKIEIMQEPLRAQYTPSPETLEECREAGRAMGKIAEEYK from the coding sequence ATGAATACTGAATTGAAAGAAGGAATCAACTGGGTCGGCTACATCGATTGGACCGTCCGCGACTTCCACGGCTACAAGACCGAAAGCGGATCGACCTACAACGCCTACCTGGTGCAGGACGAAAAGAACGCCGTGATCGATGCCGTGAAGGGGCCCTTCGTCGATAAGCTGATCGAGCGGATCAAGGCGCTGGCCGAGCTGGAAAGCATCAATTATGTGGTCTGCAACCACGCCGAGCCGGACCATTCGGGCGGCCTGCCCGGGCTGATGGCGGTTTGCCCCAACGCGGAGCTCGTCTGCAACGCCAAATGCAAGGCCGCCCTGGAGATGCACTTCGACACCAGCAGTTGGAAGTGGCACGTGGTGGCCGATGGCGACACCATTTCCCTCGGCAAGCGCACGCTGGCCTTTGTTGATACCCCGATGGTGCACTGGCCGGAATCGATGTTCACCTACCTGCCCGAGGAAAAGCTGCTCTTCTCGATGGACGCCTTCGGCCAGCACTATGCCTCCGCCTTCCGTTTCGACGATGAGGAGCCGCTGGATGTCATCCTGCAGGAAGCCAAGGCCTACTACGCCAACATCGTCATGCTCTACGGCCGCCCGATCGCCCAGACCATGGCGCGTGCCGCCGATCTGGAAATCGAAATGATCGCCCCGAGCCACGGCGTCATCTGGCGCAGCCACATCAAAGAGGTCTTCGAGGCCTACCAGAAATGGGTGGTCTGCAAGCCGACCCCCAAGGTGGTTGTGCTCTACACCACCATGTGGAAAGCCACCGAGCAGATGGCGCAGGCCATTCTCGAAGGCGCCCAGGAGTGCGATGTCGAAGCCCAGCTCTACAATGTCGATTCCACCCACATGACCCGCATCGTGACCGAGGTGCTCGATTGCGCCACGGTGGCCATCGGCTCCCCGACCCTCAACAACGGCATCATGCCCAGCATGGCCGCGGTGCTGTGCTACATGAAAGGGCTGCGCCCGACCCACAAGAAGGGGTTCGCCTTTGGTTCCTACGGTTGGAGCAAGCGCGGTGGCCCCACCGAGGTGGGCCAGGTGATGGAGGAGATGAAGATCGAAATCATGCAGGAGCCGTTGCGCGCCCAGTATACGCCGTCGCCGGAAACCCTCGAAGAGTGCCGCGAGGCCGGACGCGCCATGGGAAAAATCGCCGAGGAATATAAATAG
- a CDS encoding rubredoxin-like domain-containing protein, producing MTEKQWVCSICGHVHKGEEPPKSCPLCHAPGSKYTSSTV from the coding sequence ATGACTGAAAAACAATGGGTTTGTTCCATCTGCGGCCACGTGCACAAAGGGGAGGAGCCTCCCAAGTCATGCCCGCTGTGCCATGCGCCCGGAAGCAAATACACCAGCTCCACCGTTTAG
- the rd gene encoding rubredoxin — MKKYICDVCGWIYDPETGDPDSGIAPGTAFEDIPDDWECPECGVGKDDFSVIED, encoded by the coding sequence ATGAAGAAATACATCTGCGACGTTTGCGGTTGGATCTACGATCCGGAAACCGGCGATCCCGATAGCGGCATTGCGCCCGGCACCGCCTTTGAAGATATTCCCGACGATTGGGAATGCCCCGAGTGCGGCGTTGGCAAAGACGACTTTTCCGTGATCGAAGACTAG
- a CDS encoding TolC family protein, producing the protein MKNHIVLLCGIVLALDMARAETHASSPPATQRLTLEQALGLALQNSPELRAARLQTQAAEKAVAASGRWKNPELKFEAEGVGGDLDGFNEAEYLIGVSQTFERSGKRKYDRAVAQESIGIVFQAEAEKELALLAEVRRAFIEVMAQQETGKVREEQEELGRAFVKVARTRLEAGGASQMELVQAELQLEEIILSQTCCFGDLEAARIRLASLIGIPEKELGELTGDYYTLDTFEPAAIAESHPALKRMDARIAATRAQARLAKAKDATDITLGAGYKYEAAADINTFVLGAKIPLNFVRPGRAEEAATLLRADALHAERNDLSRSLQRELSVVAALYKGAKMEAEMTRGKLLPKAEEAYELSKAGYAAGRYSWVELIASQQHLAEIRVREIEALRDAHLARAELYRFMKEGLQR; encoded by the coding sequence ATGAAAAACCATATCGTGCTGCTTTGCGGCATTGTCCTGGCCCTCGACATGGCCAGGGCAGAGACCCATGCTTCATCCCCGCCGGCAACCCAACGACTCACGCTGGAACAGGCGCTCGGGCTGGCCCTGCAAAACTCGCCCGAGCTCCGCGCCGCGCGCCTGCAGACCCAGGCCGCCGAAAAAGCGGTGGCGGCTTCCGGACGCTGGAAAAACCCGGAACTCAAATTCGAGGCCGAAGGCGTCGGTGGCGACCTCGATGGCTTCAACGAGGCCGAATACCTCATCGGCGTCAGTCAGACCTTCGAGCGCAGCGGCAAACGCAAATACGACCGCGCCGTGGCGCAGGAATCCATCGGCATCGTCTTCCAGGCCGAGGCCGAAAAGGAGCTGGCGCTGTTGGCGGAGGTTCGGCGGGCTTTCATCGAAGTCATGGCGCAACAGGAAACCGGCAAGGTGCGCGAAGAGCAGGAAGAGCTCGGCCGCGCATTTGTCAAGGTGGCCAGGACGCGTCTCGAAGCCGGCGGCGCCTCGCAGATGGAACTGGTGCAGGCGGAACTGCAGCTGGAGGAAATCATCCTCTCGCAAACCTGTTGTTTCGGCGACCTCGAAGCCGCCCGCATCCGGCTGGCCTCCCTCATCGGCATCCCCGAAAAGGAGCTGGGCGAGCTGACCGGCGACTACTACACGCTCGACACCTTTGAGCCGGCGGCTATCGCCGAATCGCATCCGGCGCTAAAACGGATGGATGCCCGCATCGCGGCCACCCGGGCCCAGGCGCGCCTCGCGAAAGCCAAGGATGCAACCGATATCACGCTGGGCGCCGGCTATAAGTATGAGGCGGCCGCGGACATCAACACCTTTGTGCTGGGTGCAAAAATCCCGCTCAACTTTGTCCGCCCCGGTCGTGCCGAAGAGGCGGCGACGTTGCTGCGGGCCGATGCCCTGCATGCCGAGCGCAACGACCTCTCGCGCAGCCTGCAGCGGGAACTCTCCGTTGTCGCCGCGCTCTACAAAGGCGCCAAAATGGAAGCCGAAATGACGCGCGGCAAGTTGCTCCCCAAGGCCGAGGAGGCCTACGAACTCAGCAAGGCCGGCTATGCCGCCGGGCGCTACTCGTGGGTTGAACTGATTGCGTCCCAGCAGCACCTCGCCGAAATCCGTGTGCGTGAGATCGAGGCGCTAAGAGACGCCCATCTCGCTCGGGCGGAACTCTATCGGTTTATGAAGGAAGGATTACAAAGATGA
- a CDS encoding efflux RND transporter periplasmic adaptor subunit encodes MKQYWIITLLGLAVAVFGQQAEKDMEVDCDCPSCREKAASGKEFSLPGLQGLDAANDEQVLQPAQVEPDQDHSHDHADHEPEAVPHDHDGDGVPDHGDDAHAHDSHDGHDHGAHAAEGITFTQEVFEKTGIRVHEAEGGSIAKTSSFPAEIKLNRDRTAAVSPRYASIVRQVFAEIGDTVRKGDVLASLENRETMAVYTVAAPQDGVIISKDLAVGEIAADGKVLYEVADLSTVWADISIFPQYQHKLRKGMPVGFIAHDGHTARGTIKYISPIVSEQTRTFTARCVLEGARDDFSPGAFVRARIDLETVDAQVAVPREAVQTIEGENVVFVPSPQGFIAAPVKTGLADDMNVEIKAGLNPGDRFVAVGAFVLKAQMVTSGMDPHAGHGH; translated from the coding sequence ATGAAACAATATTGGATAATCACGCTGTTGGGTCTGGCGGTTGCCGTTTTTGGGCAACAGGCGGAGAAGGATATGGAAGTGGATTGCGACTGTCCATCGTGCCGGGAAAAAGCGGCTTCCGGCAAGGAATTCTCCCTGCCCGGATTGCAGGGATTGGACGCCGCAAACGACGAACAGGTCTTGCAACCTGCCCAAGTCGAACCGGATCAGGATCACAGTCACGACCATGCCGACCATGAGCCAGAAGCGGTGCCGCACGACCACGACGGCGATGGCGTCCCGGACCATGGCGATGACGCCCACGCCCACGACTCGCACGATGGCCACGACCACGGCGCCCATGCCGCCGAGGGCATCACGTTCACCCAGGAAGTGTTCGAGAAGACGGGCATACGGGTGCACGAAGCCGAGGGCGGTTCCATTGCGAAAACCTCCTCGTTCCCGGCCGAGATCAAGCTTAACCGCGACCGCACGGCGGCCGTCTCCCCGCGCTATGCCAGCATCGTGCGCCAGGTCTTTGCCGAGATCGGCGACACCGTGCGCAAGGGCGATGTGCTCGCCTCGCTCGAAAACCGTGAAACGATGGCGGTATACACCGTTGCCGCGCCCCAGGATGGCGTCATCATTTCGAAGGATCTTGCCGTAGGCGAAATCGCCGCCGATGGAAAGGTTCTCTACGAAGTGGCCGACCTCTCCACCGTTTGGGCCGACATCAGCATCTTCCCGCAATACCAGCACAAGCTCCGCAAGGGGATGCCGGTCGGGTTCATCGCCCACGATGGCCACACCGCCAGGGGAACCATCAAATACATCAGCCCGATTGTTTCCGAACAAACCCGCACCTTCACCGCCCGCTGCGTGCTCGAAGGCGCGCGCGACGACTTCAGCCCCGGTGCCTTCGTCCGCGCCCGCATCGACCTCGAAACGGTGGACGCCCAAGTGGCCGTGCCCCGCGAGGCGGTGCAGACCATCGAAGGCGAAAACGTCGTGTTTGTTCCCAGTCCGCAGGGCTTCATTGCCGCTCCCGTGAAAACCGGCCTGGCCGACGATATGAACGTCGAGATCAAGGCCGGATTGAACCCGGGCGATCGTTTCGTGGCCGTGGGCGCCTTTGTGCTCAAGGCGCAGATGGTTACCAGCGGCATGGACCCCCACGCCGGCCACGGGCATTAG
- a CDS encoding efflux RND transporter permease subunit — MIERIINAVLKNRGLVLLALLGVVGLGVYEYRQLDVEAFPDISPIMVPIFAEPDGMAPEEVEQLITYPIETAMNGLPNVTQIKSTSAFGMAVIYVYFTDDTDIYFARQLVAERLAAASADLPEMEEPPALGPISTGLGQIFLYYLELEKGADTDGLDELAYLRDLNDWVVKRQLQTVPGVTDILSAGGHVLQYQIQLDPYLLHQYGLAIEDVSTAVQANNRNVGGQYLQMNSEEHLIRGVGLLDDLDDIRGITLKTYEGTPIAIADVAEVDYGHEMRRGIVTLGTGEEVVCGIVMKLYGANASKVINDLYAKVDEVQAGLPEGVKLVPYYEQADLVANSTRTVNVALLQGMVLVLLVLFAFLGCFRAAVIVALAMPFCALVAIIGMNHFGISANLMSLGGIAIALGMLVDGSIVVTENIHRFLGLKHTCASVRGNRLQLIHDATKEVGRPIAFAIMIVIVVFLPILTLESTEGTMFKPLAYTVMLALGGSIAFALAIAPVLASWLLNEKPYKESRFFQGLKRGYRTMLDGALKAKGLVFVLLAMLVVVSAFFLNRIGTEFIPVLDEGSISVDVSMAPSISLEEAERTVQRVNAEIMQIDGIREVVAMIGRPEAGGHPHPVNFSMIHVELDQPREKTRIVDEMRERLKDYPGMQVNFSQPIQHLFDALLSGSRAQLAIKVYGEDLDEIRETAESMRMALEGIDGLVDLSVEQSFGQPQFQVVLDHDELARYGVPGETVLEQVEAAVGGEVVGTLYRNTRRYGIHVRLASEFRSTPGQLAELFIRSDDGALLRLDQLADIRAVDGPLQINREQNQRRWVVQGNIRDRALSAVVEDIQATVAQKVDVPSGVFIEYGGQFEQQRRAMARLGFIVPVVLGLIFVLLWVTFHSVRHAAMIILCVPMALIGGVIGLWVTGQYLSVPASIGFIALFGIAMQDAMVLLTDFNDLRREGQGVRDAVVNGSLIRFRPVIMTTLTTLLGLTPLLISRGAGAEVQRPLAAVVVFGLTTSTFLTLFVLPSIYEWVEKKLEN, encoded by the coding sequence ATGATTGAACGAATCATTAACGCCGTGCTGAAAAACCGCGGTTTGGTACTGCTGGCCCTGCTGGGCGTGGTCGGGCTGGGGGTCTACGAATACAGGCAACTCGATGTGGAAGCCTTTCCCGACATCTCGCCGATCATGGTGCCGATCTTTGCGGAGCCGGACGGCATGGCGCCGGAGGAGGTGGAACAGCTGATCACCTATCCCATCGAAACGGCGATGAACGGGTTGCCGAACGTGACGCAGATCAAATCGACCTCGGCCTTCGGCATGGCGGTGATCTATGTCTATTTCACCGACGACACCGACATCTATTTCGCGCGCCAGCTGGTGGCGGAGCGTCTCGCGGCGGCCTCGGCCGACCTGCCGGAAATGGAGGAGCCGCCGGCGTTGGGGCCGATCTCCACCGGGTTGGGGCAGATCTTCCTGTACTACCTCGAGCTGGAGAAGGGGGCCGACACGGACGGTTTGGACGAGCTGGCCTACCTGCGGGACCTCAACGACTGGGTCGTGAAACGCCAGTTGCAAACGGTACCGGGCGTGACCGACATCCTGAGTGCGGGCGGCCACGTGCTGCAGTATCAGATTCAGTTGGATCCCTATCTGCTTCATCAGTACGGTCTGGCGATCGAGGATGTATCCACGGCGGTGCAGGCCAATAACCGCAATGTGGGTGGCCAGTATCTGCAGATGAATTCGGAAGAGCATCTGATTCGTGGGGTCGGGTTGCTGGACGACCTCGACGATATCCGCGGCATCACGCTCAAGACCTACGAGGGAACGCCGATAGCCATTGCCGATGTGGCGGAAGTGGACTATGGGCACGAAATGCGCCGCGGGATTGTGACGTTGGGGACCGGCGAAGAAGTGGTGTGCGGCATCGTGATGAAACTCTACGGCGCCAACGCTTCCAAAGTGATCAACGACCTCTATGCCAAGGTCGATGAGGTACAGGCCGGATTGCCCGAAGGCGTCAAGCTGGTGCCGTACTATGAGCAGGCCGATCTGGTGGCCAATTCCACGCGGACGGTGAACGTGGCCCTGCTGCAGGGCATGGTGCTGGTGCTGCTGGTGCTCTTCGCTTTCCTCGGCTGTTTCCGCGCCGCCGTGATCGTGGCGCTGGCGATGCCGTTTTGCGCGCTCGTCGCCATCATTGGCATGAACCATTTCGGGATCTCCGCTAACTTGATGTCGCTCGGCGGCATTGCCATTGCGCTCGGCATGCTGGTCGATGGCTCCATCGTCGTGACCGAAAACATCCACCGCTTCCTGGGGCTCAAGCACACTTGCGCAAGTGTGCGTGGGAATCGCCTTCAGTTGATCCATGACGCCACCAAGGAGGTGGGCCGGCCAATTGCGTTCGCCATCATGATCGTGATCGTGGTCTTCCTGCCGATCCTCACGCTGGAGTCGACGGAAGGCACCATGTTCAAGCCGTTGGCCTACACGGTCATGCTGGCGCTCGGGGGTTCCATCGCGTTTGCGTTGGCGATTGCCCCGGTGCTGGCGAGCTGGCTGCTGAACGAGAAACCCTACAAGGAATCACGCTTCTTCCAGGGGCTGAAACGCGGATACCGCACGATGTTGGATGGAGCGCTGAAAGCCAAGGGGCTCGTCTTTGTGCTGCTGGCCATGCTGGTGGTGGTTTCCGCTTTTTTCCTGAACCGGATAGGTACGGAATTTATCCCGGTGCTCGACGAAGGCTCCATCAGCGTGGACGTCAGCATGGCGCCATCCATCTCGCTGGAGGAGGCCGAGCGAACCGTCCAGCGGGTGAATGCCGAGATCATGCAGATTGACGGGATTCGGGAGGTGGTCGCCATGATCGGCCGTCCGGAAGCGGGGGGCCATCCGCACCCCGTCAACTTTTCAATGATCCATGTCGAACTCGACCAGCCGAGGGAGAAGACGCGGATCGTCGATGAGATGCGCGAGCGCCTGAAGGACTATCCCGGCATGCAGGTCAACTTTTCGCAACCGATCCAGCATTTGTTCGATGCCCTGCTTTCCGGTTCCCGCGCCCAGCTCGCCATCAAGGTGTACGGCGAAGATCTGGATGAAATCCGCGAAACGGCGGAGTCGATGCGCATGGCGCTGGAAGGCATCGATGGGTTGGTCGACCTGTCGGTCGAGCAAAGCTTTGGCCAGCCGCAGTTCCAGGTGGTGCTGGATCACGACGAACTCGCGCGCTACGGTGTGCCCGGGGAAACCGTGCTCGAACAGGTGGAGGCCGCGGTCGGCGGTGAAGTGGTCGGCACCTTGTACCGCAACACACGGCGCTACGGAATCCATGTCCGCCTTGCTTCGGAATTCAGATCAACCCCCGGGCAGCTCGCCGAGCTGTTCATTCGCTCGGACGACGGTGCGCTGCTCCGGTTGGATCAACTGGCGGATATCCGCGCCGTAGATGGCCCGCTGCAGATCAACCGCGAACAGAACCAGCGACGCTGGGTTGTGCAGGGGAACATTCGAGACCGGGCATTGAGCGCCGTTGTTGAAGATATCCAAGCGACCGTTGCGCAAAAGGTGGATGTTCCCTCCGGGGTGTTCATCGAATACGGCGGCCAGTTCGAACAACAGCGCCGCGCCATGGCCCGGCTGGGTTTCATTGTGCCGGTGGTTTTGGGGCTGATCTTTGTGCTGCTGTGGGTCACCTTCCATTCCGTTCGCCATGCGGCCATGATCATCCTATGTGTCCCGATGGCCTTGATCGGCGGGGTGATCGGGCTTTGGGTGACCGGGCAATACCTCTCCGTGCCGGCATCGATCGGCTTCATTGCCCTGTTCGGCATTGCCATGCAGGACGCCATGGTGCTGCTGACCGACTTCAACGATTTGCGCCGGGAAGGGCAGGGCGTTCGCGATGCCGTCGTGAACGGAAGCCTCATTCGCTTCCGCCCCGTCATCATGACCACGCTCACGACCCTGCTCGGTTTGACACCGCTGCTGATCTCGCGCGGGGCCGGAGCGGAGGTGCAACGGCCGCTCGCGGCCGTGGTGGTGTTTGGCCTAACGACCTCGACGTTCCTCACCCTGTTCGTGTTGCCGTCGATCTATGAATGGGTTGAGAAAAAATTGGAAAATTGA
- a CDS encoding DUF2062 domain-containing protein produces MITFKLVRKIGKMLRGGAGKKEIFLGALLGVLIGFNPVAGLTLSFAILITLLLNANIGFTLLGVALGKVCSLILSVASFHMGYFLIHNLGLEGLFAKLVNAPVTALMDLDVYAMVGSLPFSIVIGIAFGAFMSATVTKIREQMVKAGGHEKVGKAVGNKFSKFLMWLAFGKQKISTADVLAKQSPLLRKSGLILVGSVVVIGLVLQFFLLDLALKKGIQASIGAKTGAEVNIDKANFSLAGGKLEIENLQITDPDKPTHNMIQIGTLAADVSVGDLLRRTYTIDLLSGSMLKRDVLRESPGKLIVKEEKKKKEEKPKDEKDPGKSLDDYFAKAKEWKKYGEKAEEYLKKRKENAEQTAKGEKPKPSKEKAVADARKLGYLKAAADLVANRPAWTIRQIMIDNVELGSDFPIQKLEGAEVSSHPELNGQATTFVMTPQNGTDPTAKIVLRFDDPAAMHELAANIKNVEIGDSLDAGDALEVKGGKADIQADGSFSLDELAIPFTLNVRDLETDNAALNAMDKLEVTGSLYGSLSSPRVKVELGDLKDAAIDAAKARANEEVEKAKQKAAEEVEKAKAEAKKKADAEINKALESDEAKDLKDKFRKMF; encoded by the coding sequence ATGATCACGTTCAAGCTGGTTCGTAAAATCGGAAAAATGCTACGCGGCGGCGCGGGCAAGAAGGAAATTTTTCTTGGGGCATTGCTGGGGGTATTGATCGGATTCAATCCGGTGGCCGGACTCACGTTGAGTTTTGCCATTCTGATTACGCTGCTGCTGAATGCGAACATTGGCTTCACGTTGCTGGGTGTTGCGCTCGGCAAGGTTTGCTCGCTGATCCTTTCGGTGGCCAGCTTCCACATGGGCTATTTCCTCATCCACAACCTTGGCCTGGAAGGCCTCTTTGCCAAGCTGGTCAATGCCCCGGTGACGGCGCTGATGGATCTGGATGTCTATGCCATGGTCGGCAGCCTGCCCTTCTCCATCGTTATCGGCATCGCGTTCGGCGCGTTCATGTCGGCCACCGTCACCAAGATCCGCGAACAGATGGTGAAGGCCGGCGGGCATGAGAAGGTCGGCAAGGCCGTCGGCAACAAGTTTTCCAAATTCCTCATGTGGCTCGCCTTCGGCAAGCAGAAGATTTCCACCGCCGACGTGCTCGCCAAGCAGTCGCCCCTGCTGCGCAAGTCCGGCCTGATCCTGGTGGGCAGCGTGGTGGTGATTGGCCTGGTTCTACAATTCTTCCTGCTCGACCTCGCGCTGAAAAAGGGCATCCAGGCCTCCATCGGCGCCAAGACCGGGGCCGAGGTGAATATCGATAAAGCCAACTTTTCGCTGGCGGGCGGAAAGCTCGAAATCGAGAACCTGCAGATCACCGACCCCGACAAGCCCACGCATAACATGATCCAGATCGGCACCCTCGCCGCCGACGTCAGCGTGGGCGACCTGCTCCGCCGCACCTACACCATCGACCTGCTCTCCGGCTCCATGCTGAAGCGCGATGTCCTGCGCGAATCGCCCGGCAAGCTGATCGTGAAGGAAGAGAAAAAGAAAAAAGAGGAGAAGCCCAAGGACGAGAAGGATCCTGGTAAATCGCTCGACGACTATTTCGCCAAGGCCAAGGAATGGAAAAAATATGGTGAGAAGGCCGAGGAATACCTGAAGAAGCGCAAGGAAAACGCCGAGCAGACCGCCAAAGGCGAAAAGCCCAAGCCCTCCAAGGAAAAGGCCGTCGCCGATGCCAGGAAGCTGGGCTACCTCAAGGCCGCCGCCGATCTCGTGGCCAACCGCCCGGCCTGGACGATCCGCCAGATCATGATCGATAACGTGGAACTCGGTTCCGACTTCCCCATTCAAAAACTGGAGGGGGCGGAGGTTTCCAGCCACCCCGAACTCAACGGCCAGGCGACCACCTTCGTCATGACCCCGCAAAACGGCACCGACCCGACCGCCAAGATCGTCCTTCGCTTCGACGATCCCGCCGCCATGCACGAGCTGGCCGCCAACATCAAGAACGTTGAGATCGGCGATTCCCTCGATGCCGGCGACGCGCTGGAAGTCAAGGGCGGCAAGGCCGACATCCAGGCCGACGGCAGCTTCTCGCTCGACGAGCTCGCCATTCCCTTCACCCTGAACGTCCGCGACCTGGAAACGGACAACGCCGCCCTCAACGCCATGGATAAGCTGGAGGTTACCGGTTCGCTCTACGGCTCCCTCTCCTCCCCGCGCGTCAAGGTGGAGCTCGGCGACCTGAAGGACGCCGCCATCGACGCCGCCAAGGCACGCGCCAACGAGGAAGTGGAAAAGGCCAAGCAGAAGGCCGCCGAAGAAGTCGAAAAAGCCAAGGCCGAAGCCAAGAAAAAGGCCGATGCGGAAATCAACAAGGCCCTCGAATCCGATGAAGCCAAGGACTTGAAGGACAAGTTCCGGAAGATGTTCTAA
- a CDS encoding sensor histidine kinase produces MISIRAHLLWTLLPAFVGIGLAAGFGVYYSTKAELEARLDARLAGIAVDLRFAPEPPNREGGRGWNGPDGNEPRGRMNLRTGGNRGTGPVQFTDALFTNLPSNVYCELWLGNRDVKLKSAELDGDIVQPAAVGDEPVFYDAVLNNGEPFRVWASRLSVTHDKRRPRVILAVSRDETDETLKRLARNLAVGGIEFCLLLSGMLMLALRTALRPLHRLGDQVEGMDAESLNKRFPEKDIPSDIRPIVGRLNNLMAKLEESFARERRFSGDLAHELRTPLAAIRTTSEVAIKWPDQASAEDFEEIHNLSCNLQQILESLLLLARVESSDAEAIRESLPVSGLAHDCIALCAEKARERGLVLIENLDGDRSIESDPRLLRIIVSNLVNNAVEYAPEHSEIELTIHPDGALFQCANDAPDLTPEDIPRLFDRMWRKDTVRTESSHSGLGLSIAKTAAASLGLTLEATLDANQRLCISLGS; encoded by the coding sequence ATGATCAGTATCCGCGCCCATCTGCTTTGGACCCTGCTCCCCGCCTTCGTCGGCATCGGCCTTGCCGCGGGCTTCGGCGTCTACTATTCCACCAAGGCCGAGCTCGAGGCGCGGCTCGATGCCCGGCTCGCGGGCATCGCGGTTGACCTGCGTTTCGCGCCCGAACCGCCGAACCGCGAGGGCGGACGCGGCTGGAACGGCCCGGACGGCAACGAACCGCGCGGCAGGATGAACCTCCGGACGGGCGGCAACCGCGGAACCGGCCCGGTCCAGTTCACGGACGCGCTGTTCACCAACCTCCCGTCCAACGTCTATTGCGAGCTCTGGCTCGGCAACCGCGATGTCAAACTCAAGAGCGCGGAGCTGGACGGCGATATTGTCCAACCCGCAGCGGTTGGGGACGAGCCCGTTTTCTACGACGCCGTCCTGAACAACGGCGAACCGTTCCGCGTCTGGGCCTCGCGGCTTTCCGTGACGCACGACAAGCGGCGGCCGAGGGTTATCCTGGCGGTCAGCCGCGATGAAACCGATGAAACCTTGAAGCGGCTGGCGCGCAACCTCGCCGTCGGGGGCATTGAGTTCTGCCTGCTGCTCAGCGGCATGCTGATGCTCGCCTTGCGCACCGCGCTGCGCCCGTTGCACCGCCTGGGCGACCAGGTGGAGGGAATGGACGCCGAATCGCTGAACAAACGTTTCCCGGAAAAAGACATCCCCTCCGACATCCGCCCCATCGTCGGCCGGCTCAATAATCTGATGGCGAAGCTGGAGGAAAGCTTTGCCCGCGAGCGGCGCTTCAGCGGCGACCTTGCGCACGAGCTGCGCACGCCGCTCGCCGCCATCCGCACCACCAGCGAGGTGGCGATCAAGTGGCCCGACCAGGCCTCCGCCGAAGATTTCGAGGAGATCCACAACCTTTCGTGCAACCTCCAACAAATCCTCGAAAGCCTGCTGCTGCTCGCGCGCGTCGAATCCTCGGATGCGGAGGCCATCCGGGAATCGCTGCCCGTTTCCGGCTTGGCCCACGATTGCATTGCCCTTTGCGCGGAGAAGGCCCGGGAACGGGGATTGGTTTTGATTGAAAACCTGGACGGCGACCGCTCGATCGAATCCGACCCCCGGCTGTTGCGCATCATTGTTTCCAACCTCGTCAACAATGCGGTGGAATATGCGCCGGAGCATAGCGAGATCGAACTCACGATCCATCCGGACGGCGCACTGTTCCAATGCGCCAACGACGCGCCCGACCTTACGCCCGAAGACATCCCGCGCCTGTTCGACCGCATGTGGCGAAAAGACACCGTGCGCACCGAATCCAGCCACTCGGGCCTGGGCCTCTCCATTGCCAAGACCGCCGCGGCATCCCTCGGGCTCACGCTCGAGGCCACGCTGGACGCCAACCAACGGCTTTGCATCTCGCTGGGTTCTTAA